The DNA window CTTTTTATGTTAtcttattattttgatttaattccGGTGATTAATTGGATGTGGTGTGATAAATCATTTGAGTTTCGATATTATTGTTTAAATTTTGGttcataataatataaataacgtTAATGTGCTGCACGTTGCTGATAAACCCAATCTACAACATACAATAATATATCAATTACAGCTTGCATTGCAACCTACAAACATATCACTACTTTTAATTGCAGCGTGCTGCACGCTGTCAATAGCTCACCTTATCAACAGCATATTGCGCATGCCATGGTTACTTTTAACCGCAGCGTGCATTACACACGGCCAATGAATCATCAACAGCATATTTCGCATGCCATGGATACTTTTAACTGCAGCGTGCATTGGTTAACATATCAACAGCATGTTTTGCGCACGCCATGGATACTTTTAACCATAGCATGCCTTGCATGCTGCCAATTGGTCAACATATCAGCAGCATGTTTTGCACGACGTTGAAACTTTTAACCATAGCGTGCGGTGTATGCTGCCGAAATATAACTATCAATAGCACACTCCGCACGCCGTTATTAGAGTAAACCGCAGCGTAAACTGCACGCTGTCATTAATTTCAAACTTAAGACGGCTTTCAACTTTGCAGCGTACGTCGCAGCGTGAAATGCATCTGCGGCGCATATTGCACGCCGTGGAAACCCACTTTTCTTGTAGTGGTAgcaccttgcaactgatcaaaaagatcatcaattctgggcagaggatatttgttcttgattgttATTTTGTTGATCTCTCGATAGTCAATACACAGTCTCaaggacccatctttcttcttcacaaataatactGGTGCCCCCCATGGAGATGAACTTTGTCTAATAAAGCCTTTATCTAATAACTCTTGCAATTGactcttcaactctttcatttcAGTTGGGGCCATTCGATAACGGGCTTTAGAAATCGGTGCGGGTACCTGGTACAACATCAATaacaaattccacctctctatctCGTGGCAATCCCGGAaaatcatcctcaaatacatcaagATAATCCCTCACAAAATTAATGTCGCTCACATTCCCACTCCCTTCTCTAGTTATATCCACCACCGATGCTAGACACCCATGACAACCCTTAACCAACatctgttgcatttgcaagcaagaaataaaagaaaggcCAAGCGAAGTACCTGACCCCGTGAAGACCCCTGCTATCACCATGCCCCGAAGGAAAACGCACTGTCTTGGCTACACAATCTATCACAGCTCGATAAGTagataaccaatccattcccaaaataacaTCAAACTCATCATGGGAATGACAATCAAATCAACATTCAACAATTCCTCATCTACTTGAACAGGGCACGCTCGAATCACACTTGAAGAATGAATATATTCTCCCGAAGGAATCACAATAAAAAAGTGGACAATTTCACCAATAGGAGCAAGACCCAGAGAATGCATAAATTGCTCagatataaaagaatgtgtgGCCCCAGTATCAGTAAGAGTAGTAGCTACCTTGCCTGAAATAAGAATGGTACCTGAAATGATTGACGAATCAGGATTAATTCCTTCCTTGGTCAAAGAGAAAATTATCCCCTGAACTCGGCCCTTGCCCGATGATTGAGTGCAATTGATCGCAATGTGCCCAACACCTCCACATCTATAACATTTATTGCTTCCAACTAGGCACTCTCCTTTATGTGGTTTATGGCATTTAGGACATAAAGGCTTATTTGATTCACATGGCACCGCAGGAGCTTTACCGCGATATTCTTCCTTTCCTTTCCCCTTGTATCCTCCTTTTCCTCCTTGAACCGAAGCTTGACCCTTTTGGACAAATTGTTGCCTCTTGAATTGTCTTTCTTTATCAGTCTCTTTCTCATCATATTCGTCCATCAATGCTTTCTCAACAATCTCCTTGTAAGAATTAGCCTTCGACATTCGAACATCTCTTCGAATCTCCGCCCTCAACCCCCGCATAAAATGCTCGGATCTATCTTTGTCGTTGCTAGCAATGAAAAGAACAAAAAGACAACCTTCTTCAAACTTCAAAATGTAATCATTCATGCTCATTGTCCCTTGCTTTAGCTCCAAGAATTCTTTTACCTTGCGGGCTTTAACATCTCTAGGAAAGTACTTTTCATAGATCAAATCTTTAAACTCATTCCATTTCAATGTTTTTAACATTAATCGTTACCTTGGTTGCTTCCCACGAAATTCTTGCGGTCTTGGTTAAGAGAAAAACAACACAACTCACTGGATATTTATCATCAAAGTTACGGTAATTAAAGATCGCCTCGACCGCCTTCACCCACTCCATTGCAATTAAAGGGTCCGGACTCCCTACAAATTCGGGTGGATTCATCTTCTTGAATTTATCATAAGCTCCCTCAACAACTCGTTCTTGAACTCGTTGATAACGGCCTTGGCCTCTACCTTGAACCGGTGATTGCAAACAGAGAAGTTGCTGGATTTGTTCCCTATGCACTTTAGCTTGCTCATGAATTAGCCTACTAAACTCATCAACTACATTAGATGAAGTATTGTCTCGGTCTTCTCCGGCTCTCCTTCTAGGAGGTACTTCAGTAGCTTTTCTCTTGGGTGGAATTTTACTATATTGCATCtcaatttaaaatcaatttcaaaacatattacATGTAAAGCTTATCATCATACCAATACATCAATAAGATGCAGAAAGATACATACCGAAGTGTAAAAAGCATATGAAGACATGTGCTAAATCATTGGTCCGAAAAacgttgctctgataccactaaatgtaacaccCTTACCCCATGACATTAAACTATAAATGCAATAATGCGGAAGCCTTATAAAAGATTTggagaaaaataataaataataaaattttggcAATGTTTGCCCATAATATAGGTTTACCAAATATTTCCAAgcaaacaaaataaatattaccaCAATCAATCTTTCCCAAAATACACATATTCTCAAAACCTCCACTAAACACATAGATATCATCTTCAAAAATACCAAAAGTTTGAAAAAAGTTAAGACATAATTTTCTTGTTCAAAACATGAACCAAGGTACAATACTCAAAACAATTTTATAATTGCCGCATTTCATCAAAACATCATTCTCCAAGCTTTGGCACATGCACCTTCCATGCCTTGACACTTCCATCGCTATTCCtttttatctgcatcacatgacataaCCCGAATGAGTTTACAAAACTCAGTAAGCGGAACTTTCAataacaattacatatacaACAGTGTAAAGAAAGGAATCATTACAATTGTACCATAAGAAATATCATCGTTTAAAGGAATATATAGATAACAATTATAAGATGACATTCTATCAACTATTTCTTTCATTTTCCTTGTATGGCATTGATAAGTCAACCGTCGATGGTATACATGTACATTTCAGTCAAAATCAGTCACTGTACATGTTAAATGTTGATCAACTTCCATTATGTGGGTTTAGAAGTGCTAGAAGCACCACCACTACCATTTAACTATCAAGCCATAAAAAGAACCATTGAATCATTTTATCAACCATGTGGTGTGCATGAAATTAGAAATAGCTCCTTTCttagcaattgacatcaaaattccttttcttttctttcaatCAATAAACCATTACATAGCAAGTATATAATCAATGGATTAAAGGAGCTAGGaacaataacaacatcattaatcATACATATAGGCCATGAGATGCATTCAAGAAAAAAgcccacttactaccaatagaacttGTTGTGATAGCTTCTTGGTAGTTGATCCTACAACATAAGATCAAGATTATACCATTAACTTCACATTTTCAACTTATAAACTATCATTCAAGCCTAAACCACAATTCCCTTCACTTCAACCAAATACCCAAAAGATAATTCCCTTACCTTGGTTACTTGTTCTTGAGGATATGAACATCACACCTCCAATTTGAAGATTCAAACCTTGGAAAGAAAGGAATTAAGAAAAGAAATGAAGAACTGTggagacccgggctctaactcaattctttttggatttattggatcttttctagaaaatgtgggtcaaaattttgcttttcaacattaattcaaatgtatataaatcatacataaGCAACAACTCTATTTCATTCAAACATAAAtagatacaagtcttgttctattttcataatacaaactagtgttcatTACCAACTAAAATTCATATATAGTACATGTCTAGTAAAACCACTAGTAATCTtttgcgcccgtagtcaccactatatcaatctctcatcctcgtcgagaccaagatcctgtcccacctgttgccatgcacacatacagacacaactgtaaggcttgagatttattgtCTTCACTGATgcgatattcgaagatatgagaatgcatgacatataaTGAGAGGCactagatttattagtcttcatttttgtgatattcgaagatatgagtatgaatgacatgtaatgagaagcactaagtgagatgggagtaggaaagacatggaAAATGTATgaaaaattagagttttgaatgcaaggaagaccgcacccgcgccatgagaaggaccgcacccgcggtgaagaggCAGTAGGGTATGCTATTTTTACAGTATgttcaccgcacctgcggtctaagaagaagcgcacccgcggttgatggCCAGTAGGTTAGGGAATTTGGTACGAACCAAGACCGTACCCGCGGTCtaaaagacaccgcacccgcggttgtcgagttttggaaaatgaaaagtggtgccgtgagcacagcgcacccgcgttaAGAAGTGAGCGCACCCTCGGTCGTGCGTGTTGAACAAAGAATAGGCCATGTGTTTGtcaccatgcaagatatatattgGATTGTCTTCATTCTTTCGTCATTCAGTACCAGACCACCGAGGAAGCCCGTGAATTCTTCAAGTGTTTCATAGCTTAAATTGTTGGTTGTGTAAGATCCGACCACCCGAATTTAAATCAGAGTATAGATTAATATTCCTTGCATCATCATCTCTAGAAGGACGTAAGTAATGTTCAATTCctgcatgtttcgaaattcatgTATGGGAAGAATTATGATTTGAGTTCTAGAATGTATTCTTGAGATTATGAGATACGTATTTTAAAACCAgatcgaagaaatgatatcatacgTGATTGTTgtgaaattccagcatgtcttGAGTTAAGAATATGCAGAATTCAGGATTGTGGGTTATGTTAATTAGGATTATGAGTTGCTGAGATTTGATTATTGTTGTTGAGTTGATAggtatcgagaaactacgccgttatgccgttgatttataccgagattgaatatgatttgtatacgacttgctttgaattttattttgatatggtaCCTCTCAACATTGctatttcagaattgaattgagagatTTGATAttcgacttcaagatctcggtTGATTCCAAcgacaagaaggtataattcatgtgaattcgGGGAGATAAAACTCGAATTAGAATTGattcgagtttcccaaaatcacatactagttgttgtttatattgtgttatctttatgctttgtttatagatttatattcaagcattttagataggagagtcattggcagatttgccaaacttctagatgtttggtggtatcgacgcataggagcagacttcctccgattgtagacattcgatacagaaatgaccgaaatctaggaataagacgtaccattaccccgattgggagggtatgtgatagacagtgacgtcttaatCACACCGAGATCCATAGAGTTAGAgttcgagtcgagtcaagatatgaattgatttgaattgcatgcttatattgctttggtttcatagattatggaaccaTTGCTGTTGTGGAGAaccgaacttaattcaattcttaatcacttgctgagaataattaatcaattaaaataaaaagggtctaattttttttttttaaaacacgaGAGTACGCAGCATATGAAATAAGTCTTATCTCATTTACCAGTTCACTAatcagatctaagtacaagtcctgtacaacaagaAATCATAATAACTACTGTTTATTTACTACATCTCAGGTGATATAACAGATATactcctaagtccggatctccatgctaactgtcttctctcatcctcttcttgaccctgatccagccccacctgttgtcatgcatacatacaaaaaaagacaacagccggataactccagtgagaattacatcccagtataaacaatgtaaacatgcaatcatataaaagcatatacaaaagcatataagaaatattcataacatgtatcaaatcagaaacataaatcaatatcaagcaatgaatcacactcagactcagactcgactcaaacaacgcgtcgtctcagactcgactcaactctaacctagggatcccgatgtctagatattaataattatatcgaatctcagtcggtaggaatgaatcaattcctacacggcatcgatataattcatatatccagtgtctgggcgaaacagctgcagaattgacgaatcagtcaagaattaagcgaatcagccaataactagacgaatcagccagtaactaagcgaatcagccaaagtttagacgaatcagtcaataactagacgaatcagccggtgactaggcgaattagccaatgactaaacgactcagtagtcaatacatgcagtggctataaatcaatagactacaaacatcaatctcatcaattacaaatatcaatgtaataaactaagtatgtgatttagggaaactcgagtcaaacctcactcgagttgtgcaatcccaactcaacattaatttataactttctttctgatattctgactctgtcgaagtctcgaactcaaagcctgtcaatactcaatctgacaataacgatattgagggtacggtatcaatacaccattcaATCAATATTGGATATAATcaaaattcaatcaaattctgtttcaataacataatgtcataatctcaatatatctagcactaccatatcagtcagatatcaatcccaacatctcatactcggtaacaattcaattctgatatcaattgattccaaaactattccgaaaatcataacaatttcatatggtatctgtttctcaatctagtttcaattatacgatgtctaccatgccaagaacatcatatatgaatcttaTTAGATTCTTAcagtaccataatttcaaaacatatcaaaatgtagcaaaacttacgtccagttgtagcctacgtctataggaacacagtactgcagtcagaatcaaaatcagacggacggatctttcacaaaaggcgtaCATGCAAgaataatgtaatttttttaattttcttctcGTTTCTTTGCTTCTGAATAATGTAATattcgtgtgtatatatatatatatatacatccacgtACATGCAAGAAGCCAAATGTCAAGTTCTTGTTTCGCatgcttcgcgcatatgcgcgtcacagccccgcgcatatgcgcgagacttacgGTCTCGACGTtcagcactcgcgcatatgcgcgcatccaatcggcgcatatgcgcccaactctctggacctatcgcgcatgtgcgtgctttaagtcgcgcatgtgcgcgcaaggtTCGATCTTAGCTCCTTAGCGTCCGcatagctcgcgcatatgcgcgctacgtctcgcgcatatgcacgctacgtctcgcgcatatgcgcgagaccttcggtcTTCGTACAAAACTTGGGTTTTCTTCCGTCTTTTCGGTCTAATCATATCCGCATATAATTGCATCTCGATTATCCATAATTCATGGCAAATTACAATAAtcgaaatctcgggccttacagctatttcttttattcatgttagtgtgcttcatgatttatattgcgtatatgcatgtataacatgttttatactgggattcgttCTTACCgtagtttccggctgttgttgtgtctgtatgtgtgcatggcaacaggtgggacaggatctgggtctcgacgaggatgagagattgatagagtggtgactacgggcgcagaataTTACTAGTGGTCTTTACTAGACATGTACTATATATGAATTGTAGTtggtagtgaacactagtttgtattatgaaaatagaacaagacttgtatctaTGTATGTTTGAATGAAATAGAGTTGTTGTTTATGTGtgatttatatacatttgaacaAGAATACCACAACCAGCTGCATGtcaagtgccagaacagggtagtacgtcaggtactcagatggaTGTGACCGCTACACTTATGGAGACgttattgaagaggtttcagtcattctgTCCCCCGAATTTGAAGTACACAGGAGACTGCAGTGGATTGTGAGAGCTGGCTAGACGATATAGAGATGCTATTTGAATCTCTTGCCTATACAGATGAACGAAGAGTGAAACTTATTGGGCATCAGTTGCAGGAAGTggcaaagagttggtggcttaCCACGaaaagagcattggagcatcgagggaTCGATATTACATGGAAGGTAttcaaagatgaattttatcagcgtttctttccagtcTCCTATCGAGAAGACAAAGGGGCAGAATTTGCCAACTTGAGACAGGAGCAGTGGAACATagaagagtatgttgccaagttttcttccttgctccGATTTGCGCCACACGTGGGAGGAAATGACGAAGCGGTCGCGGACCAGTTCATTAATGGTTTGAACCCGGATATTTATACTTTAGTGAACATGGGTCTACCCAACACTTTTTCTGATGCACTGAATAGAGCgaaaggagcagaggctggcttgattaggcagcgaggagcttcctatagtgCTCAGagtcagagaccgccacaggCCACcgcacagtttccaccacctcctcctcgattcgatagtggaagcagtagtagtAGCAAGAAATATTCTTTGAAAGCTAGAGGCAAGCAGTTCAAgagatcagggagcagttcgtcgagctccagtgggtcacgacagagaggtcctggccagagtaccAAATATACAGGTGTGTACTATAGTTCTTGTGGAGGAaggcatgccactgagcagtgccaGGGAGTCATGGgccgatgcaatatttgtagacagcagggacactttgtcagggtctgtccacagagaggtgcacagCAAGCTCAGAGTATTGGGGCATCTGGTTAAGTATCACAGCCAGAGCGGCAAGCATCATTTGTTCATTCCTTCCAGCCGccacctacacagacccagtctcgagccagaggtagccagacggtgagccaacctcccagataGTAGGCTCGAGTGTTCgcactgacagaggagcaggcctaGGATGCGCCAGACGATGTGATTGTAGGTAACTGTTTTTTTTGCgtttatcctgcatatgtgttgatagacacaggtgcatcccatacattcatttctgagcattttgcattgaCACATGCATTTCATGTCGAGTCAttatctactgtagtgtctatttcttctccgttgggaagtggtctgatatctgtgacttcagttcgACATTGCATACTatagtttgaggggcatgagattgatttagactgtgttgtacttggcttatctgattttgattgtatagtgggtattgatatgctaaccaagtacagagctaccgtagactgttttcataagattgtcagattcagacctgaaatgacagaagaatggaaattctacggtaagggttccagatctcggattcccttaatatctgctttgactatgagtagattattGCAGataggagcagaggggttccttgtatattcagtagatctactgaaatcgagccctacTTTaacagatctgccagtagtgtgtgagtttgctgatgtacttccagatgagatcccagggttACCCTCAGCCAGagagatagatttcagcatagatcttgtgccaggttgtgacacctctgacccgtttaagtaaaataacagcggaatttaaaattttcttaaaaatggaggaaggattcaaaatacatttcatatataatcaaaagtatacacatgatcaatgaaatgatacaacaaaaagcaaaatatcattcttgtgatcatgtcaaaattCCATCAAAATaaacttcttccttccttctctatatgcatatgactccggcccacaatccacgtcccggctcgtcgctcttatctgcatcacatgaaataactgaaatgagtataaaactcagcaagtggaacttttacatagcaatgaatacatagcatactctgaaaacatggctttgaaatcaataaataccatcaactcttgaaacatgaataacatgacataatataacaataagatgttATTTATCTTtcctctgttggattgatatctatatagtatctctgtctctgtacctatatcccatcgatatgaatcgataactctgagggatataagcatatggtcgttgatcaactaattgcatgcaatctctgactataaatctatcaatccaataaatcatttgaactctctctttggcattttatcaaacactttgaagactctaatctcttgtattcaactttcacaattgagacataaaattgcctctaatatacaacaaagtgtatcaatacataatcatgaatcaaattAAGGAttagcacattaaaaccattgaaacaccatacatatattatcatgtgagcacaagaaatgaaattccacttacaaccacttggaacCTTGAATTTAAAcccttggttgaattcctacaacaataaaccatatattgtACCATTAtcatctcaatatcataaacccatatcaattaatccataaaaccaacacaatccacaaacccatatcatctctcacaccaaaaccaagaataaactaaaccaaaagcttaccttagcttccttgaaccAATAATAACCTTGATCTCACTTCAAATACCCAACAAGAaccttgaatcaaagaaaggaaagaaaggaatgaagaaacCCTAGCCTCCCTAAGAGCTGAAATCGAGAATGAGGGGAAAAGAATGAGAAAAAGTGAACCAACTCATGccttatatcacttaaaatccGAAAACATGACTTTACtgtacatgcaccgcgggtgcgctccaacatgcaccgcgggtgcagtgtgcCCTCGGCAACTCAACCAAAAATGTGAAAATTGTCGACCGCGGGCGCGCTGCAAGacccaccgcgggtgcgctctggtcACTGCCtcaacaccgcaggtgcgctacaccttgcaccgcgggtgcgctaaggcTACTGGAAATCAACCAAAATTCTGAAGcacgagaccgcgggtgcggtctgccTTCGGCAATCTCAACAAAATTCTGAAATAATGACCTCGGGTGCGGTCCTCTtttgagtgcgggtgcggtaaccTCTGTAGCCAACAAAACCAACTCTACGCAACAAAGATCGAATGGCaacgctgatacaatacaactacaCATCAACTAATAACAATAACACCACAAAACaaatataaccaacaatactataacccataatcacaactcttaacatcaaaactatacttaaacttaaccaaatggccaataaacaaacaaatcttaaaccgtaccgttcaccaggcttggctattacaatctcccctccttaaaggaatttcgtcctcgaaattgacgtcactgtgcaaacaactcaggatacttttatttcatctcatcctctgtttcccacgtggcttcttcgatcaaatgattcctccaaagaactttaacaatgccgatctctttgtttctcaacactttaacttttcgatccaaaatctggactgcaatctcttggtacgtcaaattcgacgtcaaatccaatggctcgtggcgaagaacatgggaaggattcgcaatatacttcctgagcatggagacatgaaaaatattatgaactctgtcaagatctggcggtagggctaacatGTAAGcgcgatcaccaactctgtccaaaatctcaaatggaccaaaaaatctcggactcaactttcccttcttgccaaactgcatcacacccttaagaggtgctatcttcaggaacacatggtcgccaacctcaaattgcaacggcctacgacgcacatcagcataTCTCTTCTATCTCGACTAtgttgtcttcatcctctctcgaataacagcaacaacatcagctgtttgttggaccaactctggacccaacatcttcctctcaccaatctcgtcccaatacaagggcgatctacacttcctgccataaagtgctttatacggtgccatgccaatcgtcgcttggtagctattattgtacgtgaactcaacaagagacaatttggaatcccagctaccaggataatcgatagtacaagctctgagcatatcctctagaatctgaataactcacTCTGATTGACCGACGCACTGtgggtgatatgctgtactgaacgctaaccgtgaacccatggCTCTGtgaaaactcttccaaaactctgaagtaaatctagggtcacgatcagacacaatcgacacaggaacaccatgaagtctaacaatatctgctatgtactcttcggaatactggttcatggaatacgtcgtcttgactgggagaaaatgcgctgacttggtcaaccgatcaacaataacccaaatagagttaacaCCTTTCTGcattctgggaagaccagtcacgaaatccatcgtaatatgctctcatttccattgaggaatcggaaatgatagcaatgtcccagcaggtctctgatgctcgatcttcacctgctgacaagttaggcactaagaaataaacatggcaatatctttcttcatacctggccaccaatagagtctatgaagatcctgatacatcttggtgcaaCCTGGctgtatcgagtatggcgcggtatgtgcctctgtcaagacgtctcgccgaatatcatcaccaaaaggaatacaaatacggcctctgaatgtcaccaaaccatcttCATTCAACCCGAACTCTGAATTAtgtctctcctctgctctggctCTTAACTCTGTCCACTGTAAATCGTTGACCTGCTCTCTATGGATCTTGTCCGTTAATGTAGCCcaaatgaccaacgctgaaaagtgAGCAATGGTTCCTGGGACTAAtaaagctatctcctctcgctgcaagtccaacaacaacggctgctgaatcatAGAAATccaagaagaactcgacttacggctcaaagaatccgctacaacattcgctttcccttggtggtaactaatcgtcacatcataatctttgacaagctctaaccaccgtctctgacgcatattgagttctttctgagaaaaccaatacttcaaactcttgtggtccgtgaaaatttcacacttttcgccatataagtaatgtctccagatttttaGGGCAAAAACCACAGTTGCCAGCTccagatcatgcgtaggataattcttctcatattcCTTCAACTGGcaagaagcataagctataactttcccacgttgcatcagcactgcacgaAGACCTTTCTTCAacgcatcggtataaacaacaaagtcctctgaaccattGGGCAATGCAAGCACAGGAGGtgtcgtcaatctatctttCAACACTTGAAATAcactctggcaatcattggaccactcaaacttcacagtcttcctcgtcagattggttaatggcagggAAATCTTAGAAAAGTAtgcaatgaaacgacgataataacccgtcAAACcgagaaaactgcgtacctct is part of the Primulina eburnea isolate SZY01 chromosome 1, ASM2296580v1, whole genome shotgun sequence genome and encodes:
- the LOC140807067 gene encoding uncharacterized protein encodes the protein MQYSKIPPKRKATEVPPRRRAGEDRDNTSSNVVDEFSRLIHEQAKVHREQIQQLLCLQSPVQGRGQGRYQRVQERVVEGAYDKFKKMNPPEFVGSPDPLIAMEWVKAVEAIFNYRNFDDKYPYFPRDVKARKVKEFLELKQGTMSMNDYILKFEEGCLFVLFIASNDKDRSEHFMRGLRAEIRRDVRMSKANSYKEIVEKALMDEYDEKETDKERQFKRQQFVQKGQASVQGGKGGYKGKGKEEYRGKAPAVPCESNKPLCPKCHKPHKGECLVGSNKCYRCGGVGHIAINCTQSSGKGRVQGIIFSLTKEGINPDSSIISGTILISGKVATTLTDTGATHSFISEQFMHSLGLAPIGEIVHFFIVIPSGEYIHSSSVIRACPVQVDEELLNVDLIVIPMMSLMLFWEWIGYLLIEL